TAGCTGTACAAGCGATGAAACGGCGGTTGTCGAAGCGTGTGCCATGTCAACCATAGCTCCCATTGAAAGTCGCGGCATGACAAACTCGACAAACTTGGAACAATCGGCATGCGGACACTGGCGGCGGCCTGCCATTGGGGGTGTGCCACTGGCAAGCGCAGTCTGCCAGTGCCGATGCGCGAGTGGATTGCCAGTGATTTCGCCGGTTTGAACGGCAGAAATTTGCCTAGGATTCGGTCTCCCGCTGCGCTCGCACTGGCAGACTTCGCTTGCCAGTGGCACACCAGTGCCGGGACCGAGCCTTCTGCCTCCGTTCTCAGCGTCGTCTTCTCCCTCCGCGTCTCCGCGACTCCGCGTGAACTGATTTCGTGAACCCAAAATCCTTGACTTCCAGCCAGCAAATGTGCGAGGCTGATGGCGCCGGAATTCTCCGGCTTCCGGAACACACATGCGAGAGAGAGGTGGCCCATGACTTTGCGATGTCGGCTGCGCGGTCTTTTGCTTAGAAGCCTTCTGCGACGTTTGAACACCACTGGAATCGCCGTAATTACCGCCGCGATGGCGTTGGCGGTGGTTGCGAGCGATTGCCGGACCGCGGCGGCCGACAATGCCGCCCTTCTTCAATCGGAAATTCAAACCGGCGAATTCGGCTCGGCGCTGGCCACCGCTCGGCAATTGCCGGCTGGACCGCAGCGCGATCAAGCCCTCGCCCAAATTGCCGGTGCACAGAACGCCGCCGGCGATCGCACGGCTTCGCTCGCCACGATCGGCGCTATCGATGACGATCAATCCCGCACCGATGCCCTCAAATCGGCCGACACCGTGCCGGTCGCCAAAGGCGGCTTCGGCGGCAATCAAGCCGATTTCGACTCCCTCATCGAACTGATCACCACAACAGTCGCCCCAACATCGTGGGACACCAACGGCGGAGTCGGCACGATTGCACCATTTCCGGGCGGCGTGTATGTCGATGCCGAAGGTGTATTGCGGCCGGCATTGAATGAAGATCGCTCCGGTGCTCTGGCCGAATTGCGCCGCGAGGCGAGCCTTGCCGGCGCCACCGGCATGGCCGCCGAAGTTCATCACCGATCGCGATTGCGCAAGGTTTCTCTAACGCGGCTCGAACGGGCCGTGCAACTCGCCCGCGCCGCCGGCCGCCAACCGACCGAAGACATGCAATTGCTCGCCGGGCTGGAGCGAATCAAATATGTGCTCGTTTATCCAGAGACGCACGATTTGGTGATCGCCGGCCCGGCCGACGATTGGCAAACCGACGAGGAAGGCCGGATCGTCGCCAAGAACTCAAACCATCCGATCGTCCGGCTCGACGACCTGGTGGTCGTGCTCCGCTATATGCGCAGCGCGAGCGATGCCCGCTTCGGATGCTCGATCACGCCGACCGCCGACGGCCTGGCGCGGACCAAAGAGTTCGTTGCGGAATCGAATCGCTCGCCGCTCAAGCCGGGCCAGCGCGATCGTTGGCTCGAACAACTCCGCAGCCACTTGGGCAAGCAAACGATCGAAGTCAACGGCATCGACCCGCGAACCCGCGTCGGCCGCGTGATGGTCGAGGCCGATTATCGGATGAAACTTGTCGGGCTGGGGCTCGAAGATGGAGTGCTCGGCGTGCCCAGCTATTTGAGCACGATCACCTTGAACAAAGACGGCTCGGTGCCGCCGCTCGACGTGCTCCGCTGGTGGTTCACGCTCAACTACAACGCCGTGCAAGCCACCGCCGGCCACGACGCCTTCGAAATCCACGGCCAGGGCGTCAAGGTGCTCAGCGAAAACGAACTCCTCACGGCCACCGGGCAGCAAATCCACACCGGCCAAAGCAATCTGCTCAACGATCAGTTCGCCCACAATTTCACCGACCATTTTCCCGAACTGGCGGCAAAATACCCGGTGTATGCCGAACTGCAGAACATTTTTGACTTGGCCTTGGTCGGCGCCTTGATCCGCTCGGAAAAACTTGCCGAGCGAGCCGACTGGCATCTCACCTGCTTCGGCGACCCGAGTGAATACCAGGTGGAGCTTGCCGACGCGCCGCGCACGGTCGAGACGGTGATCAACCATCGCGTGATCGGCGGCGTGCATATTCTGGTCGGCGTCAGCGGCGGAGTGTCGTGCGATCCAACGCCGCTGGTGAAATCCGACGCGATCCGCACCGACTACGGTCGCCTGCAAGACACCCGCACGTTTTCGAAGCCGAAACCGAATTCGCCGGAAGTCTGGTGGTGGGATTGATATCGGATGCCTCCGCACTTTTGCCGAGGTCAAATGCGGTCGGTAAGATACAGTTGACTCAACCCGCGCCGTGATGAAATGTTACATTCAACGGTTACGACAAACGGCCAGACGACCCTCCTCGGCGAAGTTCTCCAAGCGCTGAACATCAGCCCTGGTGCGACGCTCGAGTACGAATTAGCTGGGGACCATGTGACCGTCCGAGTGCTCGGCGCGGTACATCCCCTGCATGGCGCTCGCCAGTGAGAAGGGAAGGGGAATGTCGTTCGCAGAGATTCGCCATGCCGCCGCCGAGGAGCGCTTGATCGATACAAGAAGACGAGCCTCCACTTCGTCGATTGTGTCGTTGCAGCAGCGGCCGTAATTCAGGGCGTCCCGATCGCCAGTTTCGACCGGGGCTTCTCGCAGCTTACCGACGTTCGCGTCAAACTCGATTGACGGACGAGAGTGCCTCGGCATGCGTCCGCAATTCGATTTCTGGCGACCTTTCCGGCGGTCGGCTTTGGTCGACCAGTTCCAGCAACTCCTCCGTCTCGGCCAATAACTGCTCGTGCGGATCGGCGGCGTCGGTCGCCGTGGGCCCGTCGTCGGCGCGGCGCGTTTGCGGGGCGAAGTTCACCGTGCGATCGATCAGGTAGAACGGCCGTGCTCGCACCTGATCGTAGATCCGCACGACGTATTCGCCCAGCATGCTGATGCCCAACGCGTTCAATGCTCCAAAGAAACTGGCGCTGAGGATATACGACGTCCAGCCGGGAATCGCCAAGCCGGTGAACAGCCGGCAATAGAGCGAAAACGTGCCGAGACCGAGAAACACGGCCATCGCCGCGCAGGCGATCAGATAAAACACCGTCAACGGCAACGCCGAAAACGAGAAAATGGCCGTCTTCGCCAATCGCATCAGTCCGCGCAGCGAAACGCGCGGCCGGGCGTCGTAACGCGCGTTGCGCTCGACTTCGATGCCGCATTGGCGAAAGCCGACCCATGACCGCAGGCCCGGCAAATATCGGTCGCGCTCGGCGAGCGTCACGATCTGGCGAACAGCGCGGGCATCGATCAAGCTGAAATTTCCTGCCTCGGCCGGAATCGGCGTCGTCGCCACGGAACTCATCAATCGGTGAAATGCTCCGAACAAGGCCCGCTTCCAGGCCCGTTCCTTTCGCCGCACGCGCACGGCATACACTATGTCGTACCCCTCGCGCCAGCGTTCCAAGAACTGACCGATGGCGCTCGGCGCATCTTGCAGATCGGAATCCATTAAAACGACCGCGTGGCCGCGAGCGTGTCGCAGGCCGGCTTGAACCGCCGCCTGATGGCCGAAATTCCGCGAGAAATGAATCACCCGCACATCGGAATAACGCGCCGCAAGCTGATCGAGCAATCGGCTGCTGCCGTCGCTCGATCCGTCGTCGACAAAGACGATCTCCGACCGCACCCGGCAACTGGCGAGCGCCATTCGCACCTGGCCAAGCAGCGACTTCAACACTTCGACTTCGTTAAAAACGGGCAGCACGACGCTTACGAGCGTGTCGTCTGCGGCCGGCCGCGTCGGCATTGCCGCAGCGTCGTAGTGTTCGCCAAGCGGCATATCGGCTTCCGGAACAATCGTTTGCAATCGGCACCTATCGTTCGTTCGAGCGTCGTTAGCCCGCAGCGCTAGCAAGGGAATGCTGAGTGCTGGGTTTTCGCAATCCACTGCATTCCCTTGCTAGCGCTGCGGGCGCGGAGGCGCATGCCGTGGCGTGCGCCGCCGGAGTTGCGCCACCAGCACGATTCCGCCAAGCAAGCCTAGCCCACAGAGCGACAAAAACCGGCCCCAACCCAGGCTCTCAGGCTGAAACTCGAAGCGAACTTCCGACGTGCCTCGCGGGCAAAGGCACCCCAAAAAATCGCCATCCACGCGCAAGACCATCTGCGGCCGGCCGGCGATCCAGCATTTCCATCCGGGATGAAAACTCTCGGACACAAACAATAGCCGCTGGGCTGGAGCATCGGCTCGAAGACGGATTTTGCCGGGCCGGTCGTCGAGAATCGTGACGATCCCGGCAGGCCCGCTATCGAGCGCGATCGGCTGCTCGACAAGCGCCGTCGATTCCAACGGAATCCGGTTTATATCGTGCGCCGGATCGCTGCTGAGCTTGATGACGGCGAATAGCTTCGTTCGCGGCAAAGGATTGTCGATGCTCAGCCAGTCGCCGATGCGAGGGGCGAAGCCCAGCTCTCGCTCCAACGTAAATTCATCGGTTGCGGAACCAACATTGGCCACCCGCAAGGCGGCCGCATCGCGATAGTCGAGCCGTCGAGCGGGCTCCAGGCCGGCGTATCCGTCCGCAAATTTCCACCCGCTGAGCAACAGCCGATCGCCCCGATGTACCGCCGGTTGGTTCGGCTGCGACAAATCGACTGCAATGCGCAGACTAGGCGAAGACCGCGGCGGATCGCCTCCGGCAATGAAATTGGCCAGCGTCGTCGTTTGCGGATATACGGCGTAGCTGAGACCATACGCGCCCAGGTCGACGGCCGCCAACAAGATCAGCGCCGCGCGCGCCCGCCGAATGCCTCGCGAACTCCACCCGATTAGCAGCCCAGCGCTGCCGATCAGCAGGGGGCCGGTCCACCGCAGCAGAGCATCGGACACGCGCGGCCCGGACGGCGGACCCGACCTTGGCCAATGCGGTTCGGCTTCCCACAAAACCGGCGCGAGGGCAGCGAGCGCGACGCTCAGCCCGAACAACAGCCAAATCGCTCTCAAGCCGGCGCGGTTTTGGTTTGTCGATCGAACCAACTTCGCGAAGCCAATTGCCGCCAAGATCGCGAGGCCAAAATGAACGAGTACGATCGCGCGGCACGGGAAGCGAAAGCGATTCATCACCGGCAACCACCCGCCAAGATTCGCAGCCGGCCCGTATCCGCCCAGTGCAATCAGCAGCCCCACGATCACTAGCACCAGCGCGCCCGACACCAACGGTCGCATGCGGCGCGAATGTTTCGCGCTGAACAGGCACCAGACGGCCAGTAGCAACGTGACCGAGCCGGCGTAGCAGCCGTATTCATGCGTATTGCGGCCGACCGTACGCGTGGCAAACAGATACGGCGCCACGAACTGCGTAAGGTTGAGCGGATGCAGCGAGCCCCAATTGTGGAACGACGCGTCCGCCGCTTGCCGCGACGATTCGCCGAGCGCTTCCCAAGTCGGCAGAAGCTGCACGGCGGCGATGGCGAAGCCAAGAGCGATCCAGGGGATTAGGGGCGAGGGGCGAGGGGCGAGGGGCGAGGGAGAAGGGGGCAGCGGTTGCGGGCCAGGGGGCAGAGACGACAGGGCAGCGCGGCGGGAGCGGGTCACGAGCAGGGCGTAGCCGGCTTCGGCGATTAGCGAATACCACACGTATTGCGGGTAGCCGATGAGCAGTTGCGACGCGGTCAGCAGCGCAATCGCGACGCCGGCGAAGACTTTGTGGTTTGGTGCGATGACCGGTTTCGGCCGCAAGAACACATCGATCGCAATCAATAGCCAAGGCAAGTGCGCCACCACCGCCACGGCATTCACGTGCACGAAGTGCAGCATCGTGAAGCCGGAAAATGCGAACGCCATTCCGCCAAATAGGGCCGCATCGCGCGGTAGCCGCCATCGCCGCAGCAACCAATACGTGCCCACGAGCAGCAGCGGATAATTGACGAGGCATTCTAGATCGAATGCCACCGCGAGCGGCAAGAATCGGTAGAGCAGAAAATGCAACGGATGATAGCCGCCGAGTTGGCCTTCGCCCGTCAGATAAAATCCGCAATACATTTGCGGCGACCAATCGAATGGGTCGCCCGCAGCGAGGCAGCGAGCATAAAACGCCCGCAGCGGCAGATGAAACGCCCCGAGATCGTCGGCCGTATAGACGCGGCCGGCCAACATCGGGATGGCCATCGCGATTGACAATCCAGTGCAAACCACGAGCAGACATTTGAACAAGGTCCGCCCTCTCCTGCCGCGAACTCCCAAAGGAGTTCCCATCCCGTTCGGCATCGAGCCGCGCTTGCGGTTTTTCGCCGCCAATCGCTCACCGCAGCCCAATGCATTGCCGGGCAATGGTTCGGGCGCATCAATCAACCCGATCGCTGCCGCACATTGCTGGACAAGCCGGCAATGGCACCCGGCATCGAGCAACCTTGCAATTGCGGAAGGCATAGTTCGAGCGCCCGGGCTATGCGGTTCCGAACGTCACAAAAGAATTCCAACGGCCGGCGCGCGTGATCAGTGCGCCTGGGTCGGTCGTCAGATCGCGCAGATGCGGAACGTTCAGAATCTTGAACGGGCTGCGGAGCGGCTGCCATGCTTCCCCACGCTGCTCGATGCGGCCTTCGGCGATCGGACCCAGCCGATCAGCCGCCAGACCGAGATACGACACGCGCGACGGATCGAGCCCCATGATCCGTGCCACGGTCGCATCAAGCGCCGTAAGATTGCTGCCCACCAGCACCAAGCCGAGTTGCTTCGGGCTGCCCATGATCGGGCCATCGCCCTCCATGCACGTGATGCCGTCGACGATGGCCACGGTTTTTGTCAGCGTCGCGTTCAGGTCGAACACCGTTTGCGGGATGCCGGCGTAGTGCAGCACGTTTTTGGGCCAACCGTAGGCGATGCCGGGCAGCGTGCCGTAAAGATTCTTCATCGAAGCGGTGAAGCCGACCCAATGATGTGTCTTCAACTTCGGCATTGAAACGACCAGATCGGCTTCGGCAATCGAGCGTGGAAAATAGAATCCCGTGAGCCGACTGACGCCGCCCCGGTTGGGCACCCACACGGCTTGCTCGTAGTTCAGGTCGGCGAAATCGAGCCCGGCCGAATCGAGGGCCGATTGAACGCCTGATTCCACGAGCGCCATCTCGGTATCGCGCACGTGCCCCGGTCCTTCGCCCACGACAACTGTCGCTCCCCAGCGGCGAAACACCGCGGCCGCGGCCAAAAGCATCGCCGGATGCGTCGTCATTTGCGGCGACTTGCGCGATGGCTCGACGAGATTCGGCTTAAGCAGCACGCGCTTGCCCGCAAGCGTTGCCGGCTGCAAACCGGAGGCCAGCAGCCCGTCGCGAATGGTCTGTTCCAGCGGGCCGTCGTAC
The nucleotide sequence above comes from Pirellulales bacterium. Encoded proteins:
- a CDS encoding DUF1598 domain-containing protein, producing MTLRCRLRGLLLRSLLRRLNTTGIAVITAAMALAVVASDCRTAAADNAALLQSEIQTGEFGSALATARQLPAGPQRDQALAQIAGAQNAAGDRTASLATIGAIDDDQSRTDALKSADTVPVAKGGFGGNQADFDSLIELITTTVAPTSWDTNGGVGTIAPFPGGVYVDAEGVLRPALNEDRSGALAELRREASLAGATGMAAEVHHRSRLRKVSLTRLERAVQLARAAGRQPTEDMQLLAGLERIKYVLVYPETHDLVIAGPADDWQTDEEGRIVAKNSNHPIVRLDDLVVVLRYMRSASDARFGCSITPTADGLARTKEFVAESNRSPLKPGQRDRWLEQLRSHLGKQTIEVNGIDPRTRVGRVMVEADYRMKLVGLGLEDGVLGVPSYLSTITLNKDGSVPPLDVLRWWFTLNYNAVQATAGHDAFEIHGQGVKVLSENELLTATGQQIHTGQSNLLNDQFAHNFTDHFPELAAKYPVYAELQNIFDLALVGALIRSEKLAERADWHLTCFGDPSEYQVELADAPRTVETVINHRVIGGVHILVGVSGGVSCDPTPLVKSDAIRTDYGRLQDTRTFSKPKPNSPEVWWWD
- a CDS encoding AbrB/MazE/SpoVT family DNA-binding domain-containing protein — its product is MLHSTVTTNGQTTLLGEVLQALNISPGATLEYELAGDHVTVRVLGAVHPLHGARQ
- a CDS encoding glycosyltransferase family 2 protein, yielding MQTIVPEADMPLGEHYDAAAMPTRPAADDTLVSVVLPVFNEVEVLKSLLGQVRMALASCRVRSEIVFVDDGSSDGSSRLLDQLAARYSDVRVIHFSRNFGHQAAVQAGLRHARGHAVVLMDSDLQDAPSAIGQFLERWREGYDIVYAVRVRRKERAWKRALFGAFHRLMSSVATTPIPAEAGNFSLIDARAVRQIVTLAERDRYLPGLRSWVGFRQCGIEVERNARYDARPRVSLRGLMRLAKTAIFSFSALPLTVFYLIACAAMAVFLGLGTFSLYCRLFTGLAIPGWTSYILSASFFGALNALGISMLGEYVVRIYDQVRARPFYLIDRTVNFAPQTRRADDGPTATDAADPHEQLLAETEELLELVDQSRPPERSPEIELRTHAEALSSVNRV
- a CDS encoding DUF362 domain-containing protein; this encodes MTHQFQFAAPEPTDLGASRTSNARGNFDRRALLVGCGTALAGLCAWPMVRRLFGPKAAVFIARNQRYDGPLEQTIRDGLLASGLQPATLAGKRVLLKPNLVEPSRKSPQMTTHPAMLLAAAAVFRRWGATVVVGEGPGHVRDTEMALVESGVQSALDSAGLDFADLNYEQAVWVPNRGGVSRLTGFYFPRSIAEADLVVSMPKLKTHHWVGFTASMKNLYGTLPGIAYGWPKNVLHYAGIPQTVFDLNATLTKTVAIVDGITCMEGDGPIMGSPKQLGLVLVGSNLTALDATVARIMGLDPSRVSYLGLAADRLGPIAEGRIEQRGEAWQPLRSPFKILNVPHLRDLTTDPGALITRAGRWNSFVTFGTA